One Neodiprion pinetum isolate iyNeoPine1 chromosome 1, iyNeoPine1.2, whole genome shotgun sequence genomic window carries:
- the Mon1 gene encoding vacuolar fusion protein MON1 homolog: protein MANPEAPGVDDVIAEPGIEPGASAETMLVTTDSFEEYEQEMSNSIDDRQMKESTTSTISELQEDIREAPPTPTAVSPTEPKPEPPDDLELEDNTQQLSLNSLEIDPLRNTTWLAQRKHIFILSQAGKPIYSRHSSEDKLVTLMGVMQALVSFVQAGNDMIRSVHAGDTNFVFVVKGPLILVTVSKTLESVPQLVLQLTYVYNQIVSVLTQSHLTRVYEQRRNFDLRRLLTGSERLIDHLLNFMDKEPAFFLGAIKCLPLLPSMRDAISQTIVQTCGKIKNLVFAILLANNQLVTLVRMKKYFIHPADLHLIQNLVASSESFKTVESWTPICLPKFDPNGFMHGHVSYLAEDCQACLLLLTVDKDVFYSLSDAKQKIVEKLRRTNCLEAINESMNKASITTAEIGLPEMRHVLYKCKSTAQFWSPGFQPPYTTDEEIERLLGLYQCLHHRLHAPNRPLKLIFQQLDKETMLAWVTSGFELYLTFEPLVTKPDAINSVSKLLKWIKKEEERLFILNSPTF, encoded by the exons ATGGCCAATCCCGAGGCACCTGGTGTCGACGACGTTATAGCCGAGCCAGGAATCGAGCCTGGGGCTTCGGCCGAGACGATGCTAGTGACGACTGATAGTTTCGAGGAATACGAGCAGGAAATGAGCAATAGCATAGACGACAGGCAAATGAAGGAAAGCACGACTAGCACGATATCCGAACTCCAGGAGGACATTCGAGAGGCCCCGCCGACGCCAACGGCGGTCAGCCCCACGGAGCCAAAGCCTGAACCTCCCGACGATTTGGAGCTC gAGGACAACACGCAGCAGCTCAGTTTGAATAGTCTGGAAATTGACCCACTGAGGAACACGACGTGGCTAGCACAGAGAAAGCATATATTCATACTGAGCCAGGCGGGAAAACCCATTTACTCAAGGCACAGCTCCGAGGATAAACTCGTCACACTTATGGGCGTTATGCAGGCGTTAGTTTCATTCGTTCAAGCTGGTAACGACATGATCAGATCGGTCCACGCGGGCGATACTAATTTCGTTTTCGTTGTCAAAGGTCCACTTATCTTAGTCACTGTATCTAAAACACTGGAAAGTGTGCCACAGCTAGTTTTACAGCTAAC ATATGTGTATAATCAAATAGTTTCCGTCCTCACACAATCTCATCTGACGAGGGTTTACGAACAGAGGCGAAACTTTGATTTGCGAAGATTATTGACAGGCAGCGAGAGGTTAATCGATcatttgttgaattttatgGATAAAGAGCCAGCCTTTTTTCTAGGTGCTATTAAGTGCTTGCCTTTGTTGCCCTCCATGAGGGATGCTATTAGTCAAACCATTGTTCAAACTTGTGGCAAAATTAAG aatctGGTGTTTGCGATACTACTGGCTAATAATCAGCTGGTAACATTGgtcagaatgaaaaaatatttcatacacCCTGCTGACTTGCATTTGATCCAAAATTTGGTCGCCAGCTCGGAGTCGTTCAAAACGGTAGAAAGCTGGACGCCAATATGTTTGCCCAAGTTTGATCCCAATGGGTTTATGCACGGTCATGTTTCGTACCTGGCAGAGGATTGCCAAGCTTGTTTATTACTTCTGACTGTCGACAAAGACGTGTTCTATTCTCTATCGGATGCCAAGCAA AAAATAGttgagaaattacgaaggacaAATTGTTTGGAAGCCATCAATGAGTCAATGAACAAAGCATCCATCACAACAGCAGAAATTGGTTTACCTGAGATGCGACATGTCTTGTACAAATGTAAAAGTACGGCACAATTCTGGAGTCCTGGTTTTCAACCGCCATATACAACAGATGAAGAAATCGAAcg aCTATTGGGACTCTATCAGTGCCTTCATCACAGACTGCATGCCCCAAATCGACCACTGAAGTTGATATTCCAACAATTGGACAAAGAAACAATGTTAGCATGG gtAACGTCAGGTTTCGAATTGTATTTGACTTTTGAACCACTGGTGACTAAACCAGATGCGATAAATTCTGTAAGCAAATTGCTGAAATGGAtaaagaaggaagaagaaagattatttatattgaattCACCAACGTTCTAg